A single genomic interval of Dysidea avara chromosome 8, odDysAvar1.4, whole genome shotgun sequence harbors:
- the LOC136263853 gene encoding probable outer membrane protein pmp20, with product MKAEEITNEIYSQKVALPGSQTGYDQVECCCVIRDRSFHSFDSAVRSLTNNMTIKIIGSNVVLNSKITVENLKNIAIIGRRNSTISCGTGAINFISCNNVTIKSVDWERCGSASNGSSYPGIRFYKSSNLIIQSCSFNSSTGQAVVFSKVSGNIHINNSVFTHNNQHRGHGAAVQYAPDGSTCTQTKLVINSCNFSYNGVAKSVIFIDGSGNRQLQVSYLQNSLFVSNEGVPIYLSQHKLHIKGDVVFRQNTVVAGGGIFSSRSIVEFKDSSNVTFYNNSANTSGGAIFLNNSTLYFGEISVVNFVNNIATSYGGAVFSISKSATLFDGNTVVIFQSNAVSRSGGALCFENSNMLFAVNSTVTFNNNTATFGGGAVFSRRYSEILFDGNTTVSFIDNDASEGGAVESYNNCRITFKGNSNVTFSRNSATYGGAVYYVSYSEILFDGNTTVEYKGNHADKNGGALNCFENCSITFDGNSKVTFSDNEARFGGAVCSRSQSEILFDGNKSMTYKINEAGVTGGAIYSQERCINIFNDNAAVAFVDNFTSNGGAVYLETNSGISFDGNSEVTFSDNEAKYGGAVHSRTHSHISFDGNTSVTYNANKASMSGAAVYSHKRCIIMFDGNSTVEFIGNSATVNGGAVYSTTYSDVSFDGNSKVTFSNNEARFGGAVYSRSYSVILFDANTTVIYKGNRADKNGGALYSYVNCSITFDENSKVTFSDNEALYGGAVYSRNHSKMLVDGITTVKYNGNYAGKNGGAIGSHVNCSITFDGHSNVTFSDNGAKHGGAMYFRSYSQVSFHGSTTVIYTGNDASNNGGALRSYGNCNITFDGNSKVTFSDNEAKFGGAVNSGYYSQISFDGNTSVTYQFNKASISGAGIHSHLRCSILAVQNSVVTFIDNRAKDGGAVFSTSYSQISFDENTTVNYKGNNAIDNGGAINFFGNCNITFDGNSKVKFSDNQAGVGGVMYSESYSHISFNGNTSVTYDANKASISGAAIYSHKRCIIVFDNNSKVEFIGNSATVNGGAVYSTTYSDVSFDGNSTVTFSNNEARYGGAVYSRSYSEVLFHGNTSVTYKINKAGVSGGAIYSQERCINIFNDNAAVAFVDNYATNGGAVYLETNSGISFDGNSEVTFSDNEAKYGGVVYSKRHSNISFDGNTSVTYDANKANISGAAIYSDERCIIMFDDNSTVTFIDNHATDGGAVYSTTYSNVSFDGNSKVTFSNNEASLHGGAAYIHQTSNMVFVENSSVTYVNNVAVTGGAMYCKEHSWILFEGNAKVNFRSNTATNGGAVNIQKSNIKFAKRSSTRFNHNLADKNGGAIYFGNNFTMTFESESDVMFNQNNATVYGGAIYGELKQINQSSILSNTTRVEFSSNTALVGDDVYMHIQASCDEICLNSSIVGLDVTHNNPPRHLVLYNPATCINTTNTINNCDTYFVDNIMLGQNIKINACVLSFHDRPAVGVDFVVSGENHDHNLDGTKYVSIACNLFEGISVTGKEISDTTNFSIMIASYTNSDLEISVQLIAELSPCHLGYHYDNTTQKCVCYDGSDIVSCSGSTSTIKRGHWFGVVDGKSTVTVCPNNYCNFTCCETTNGFYQLSPVRMNQCSSHRSGTACGSCEEGYTLSFDSVECVSIGKCTNGQTILVIILSVIYWIVLVIAVFIMTYYHVEIGYLYVITYYYSMLEILLDQHLYASQTLYTAVSIMSSIAKVSPQFLGEFCLVKSMTGIDQEFIHYVHPLAVIIIVGIICRSARMSYKLSAFLSRGIIRVICFLLLLSYTSVATTSLLLLRSLTFNNVDKVYTYLSPDIEYFHGRHLPYVIVAALFTLMIVVQTIA from the exons ATGAAGGCTGaggaaataaccaatgaaatctATTCTCAAAAAGTTGCTCTACCTGGTTCACAGACAGGATATGATCAGGTAGAATGTTGCTGTGTAATTAGAGATCGCTCTTTTCACTCATTTGATAGTGCAGTCCGTAGTCTTACTAATAATATGACGATCAAAATTATTGGATCAAATGTTGTGTTGAATTCAAAAATTACTGTAGAAAATCTTAAGAATATTGCAATAATTGGACGCAGAAATTCCACTATAAGCTGTGGTACTGGAGCAATAAACTTCATCTCCTGCAACAATGTTACTATTAAAAGCGTTGACTGGGAGAGGTGTGGGTCGGCTAGCAATGGATCATCATATCCAGGAATAAGATTTTATAAATCATCCAACCTTATCATTCAAAGTTGCTCCTTTAATTCCTCAACAGGACAAGCTGTAGTATTCTCAAAAGTGTCAGGAAATATACACATCAACAATTCTGTGTTTACACATAATAATCAACATAGAGGTCATGGTGCAGCAGTGCAGTATGCACCTGATGGTTCAACTTGTACCCAAACAAAGTTGGTGATTAACAGCTGTAATTTCTCTTACAATGGGGTTGCCAAGAGTGTTATCTTTATTGATGGTTCAGGAAATAGACAGCTACAAGTTTCATACTTGCAAAATTCATTATTTGTTAGCAATGAAGGAGTACCTATTTATCTTTCACAACATAAACTACATATTAAAGGTGATGTGGTTTTCAGGCAAAACACAGTGGTTGCTGGTGGAGGAATTTTTAGCAGCAGATCAATTGTTGAATTTAAAGACAGCTCTAATGTCACATTCTACAATAATTCAGCAAATACTAGCGGTGGAGCAATCTTTCTTAATAATTCTACATTATACTTTGGAGAAATTTCAGTTGTAAATTTTGTAAACAATATTGCTACTTCATATGGTGGTGCAGTGTTTTCCATAAGTAAGTCTGCAACATTATTTGATGGAAACACAGTGGTAATATTTCAAAGCAATGCAGTAAGCAGAAGTGGTGGAGCTCTGTGTTTTGAAAATTCCAACATGTTATTTGCTGTAAACTCAACAGTGACCTTTAACAATAACACTGCTACATTTGGAGGAGGAGCAGTTTTCTCTAGAAGATATTCAGAAATATTATTTGATGGAAACACAACTGTGTCTTTTATAGATAATGATGCTAGTGAAGGAGGAGCTGTTGAGTCTTATAATAACTGTAGGATCACATTTAAAGGAAACTCAAACGTGACATTTAGTCGTAACAGCGCTACTTATGGAGGGGCAGTATACTATGTAAGTTATTCAGAGATATTATTCGATGGAAACACAACAGTGGAATATAAAGGGAATCATGCTGATAAAAATGGAGGAGCGCTTAATTGTTTTGAAAATTGCAGCATAACATTTGATGGAAACTCAAAAGTGACATTTAGTGACAATGAAGCAAGATTTGGAGGAGCAGTGTGCTCCAGAAGTCAATCTGAAATATTATTTGATGGAAACAAATCAATGacatataaaattaatgaagcCGGTGTAACTGGAGGTGCCATTTATTCACAGGAGAGATGTATCAACATCTTTAATGATAATGCAGCAGTAGCATTTGTTGACAATTTTACCTctaatggaggagctgtatacttAGAAACAAATTCTGGTATATCATTTGATggcaactcagaagtgacatTTAGTGACAATGAAGCTAAATATGGTGGAGCAGTGCACTCCAGAACACATTCTCACATATCATTTGATGGAAACACATCGGTGACATATAACGCAAACAAAGCCAGCATGAGTGGAGCAGCTGTTTATTCTCATAAGAGGTGTATCATTATGTTTGATGGTAATTCAACTGTAGAATTTATTGGTAACAGTGCTACTGTGAATGGAGGAGCTGTGTACTCAACAACATATTCTGATGTGTCGTTTGATGGAAACTCTAAAGTGACATTTAGCAACAATGAAGCAAGATTTGGAGGGGCAGTGTACTCTAGAAGTTACTCAGTGATATTATTTGATGCAAACACAACAGTTATATATAAAGGTAATCGTGCTGATAAAAATGGAGGAGCTCTTTATTCTTATGTGAACTGCAGCATCACATTTGATGAAAACTCAAAAGTGACATTTAGTGACAATGAAGCTCTATATGGGGGGGCAGTGTACTCCAGAAATCATTCAAAAATGTTAGTTGATGGAATAACAACAGTGAAATACAATGGTAATTATGCTGGTAAAAATGGGGGAGCTATTGGGTCTCATGTAAACTGCAGTATTACATTTGATGGACACTCGAATGTGACATTTAGTGACAATGGAGCTAAGCATGGTGGAGCAATGTACTTCAGAAGCTATTCTCAAGTATCATTTCATGGAAGCACTACAGTAATATATACAGGTAACGATGCCAGTAATAATGGAGGAGCACTTCGTTCTTATGGGAATTGcaacatcacatttgatggGAACTCAAAAGTGACATTTAGTGACAATGAAGCTAAATTTGGTGGAGCAGTGAACTCTGGGTATTATTCCCAAATATCATTTGACGGAAACACTTCAGTGACATATCAATTTAACAAAGCCAGCATAAGTGGAGCAGGCATTCATTCTCATTTGAGATGCAGCATCTTAGCTGTTCAAAACTCGGTAGTGACATTTATTGACAATAGAGCTAAAGATGGAGGAGCAGTGTTCTCTACAAGTTATTCCCAAATATCATTTGATGAAAACACAACAGTGAACTACAAAGGTAATAATGCCATTGATAATGGGGGAGCTATTAATTTTTTTGGGAACTGTAACATCACATTTGATGGAAATTCAAAAGTGAAATTTAGTGACAATCAAGCAGGAGTTGGAGGAGTTATGTACTCTGAGAGTTATTCTCACATATCATTTAATGGAAACACATCAGTGACATATGATGCCAACAAAGCCAGCATAAGTGGAGCAGCCATTTATTCTCATAAGAGGTGTATCATCGTGTTTGATAATAATTCAAAAGTGGAATTTATTGGTAACAGTGCTACTGTGAATGGAGGAGCTGTGTACTCAACAACATATTCTGATGTGTCGTTTGATGGAAACTCCACAGTGACATTTAGCAACAATGAAGCAAGATATGGAGGAGCAGTGTATTCTAGAAGTTATTCAGAAGTATTGTTTCATGGAAACACATCAGTGACATATAAAATTAACAAAGCCGGTGTTAGTGGAGGTGCTATATATTCACAGGAGAGATGTATCAACATCTTTAATGATAATGCAGCAGTAGCATTTGTTGACAATTATGCCActaatggaggagctgtatacttAGAAACAAATTCTGGTATATCATTTGATggcaactcagaagtgacatTTAGTGACAATGAAGCTAAATATGGTGGAGTGGTGTACTCCAAAAGACATTCTAACATATCATTTGATGGAAACACATCGGTGACATATGATGCTAACAAAGCCAACATAAGTGGAGCAGCCATTTATTCTGATGAGAGATGTATCATCATGTTTGATGATAATTCAACTGTGACATTTATTGATAACCACGCGACTGATGGTGGAGCAGTATACTCAACAACATATTCTAATGTgtcatttgatggtaactcaaaaGTGACATTTAGTAACAATGAAGCTAGTTTACATGGAGGTGCTGCTTATATACATCAAACAAGTAATATGGTATTTGTTGAAAACTCATCAGTAACATATGTTAACAATGTTGCAGTTACAGGTGGTGCAATGTATTGCAAAGAGCATTCATGGATATTATTTGAAGGAAATGCCAAAGTAAATTTTAGAAGTAATACAGCGACAAATGGTGGAGCTGTTAATATCCAAAAGTCTAACATAAAATTTGCAAAGAGGTCATCCACAAGATTTAATCATAATTTGGCTGATAAGAATGGTGGAGCAATATACTTTGGTAATAACTTTACTATGACATTTGAAAGTGAATCTGATGTTATGTTTAATCAGAACAATGCTACTGTTTATGGTGGTGCCATTTATGGTGAACTTAAGCAAATTAATCAGAGCAGTATCTTATCTAATACCACAAGGGTCGAGTTTAGCAGCAATACTGCTCTTGTGGGTGATGATGTTTATATGCACATACAAGCATCATGTGATGAAATTTGTTTGAATAGCAGCATTGTGGGGTTAGACGTGACACACAATAATCCTCCCCGTCATCTAGTTCTGTATAACCCAGCTACCTGTATCAATACTACCAATACAATAAATAATTGTGACACTTACTTTGTGGATAATATAATGCTTGGCCAAAACATCAAAATCAATGCCTGTGTACTAAGCTTTCATGACCGACCTGCTGTTGGAGTGGACTTTGTGGTAAGTGGTGAAAATCATGATCATAATCTTGATGGGACAAAATATGTGTCAATAGCTTGTAATTTATTTGAAGGGATCAGTGTAACAGGCAAGGAGATTTCTGACACTACCAATTTCTCAATCATGATTGCATCATATACAAATAGTGATTTAGAAATTTCTGTCCAGCTTATAGCAGAATTATCACCATGTCACCTTGGTTACCACTATGATAATACTACTCAAAAGTGTGTATGCTATGATGGCAGTGACATTGTGTCTTGTTCTGGTAGCACATCAACCATCAAAAGAGGTCACTGGTTTGGTGTAGTTGATGGCAAATCAACAGTGACAGTTTGTCCTAACAATTATTGCAATTTTACTTGTTGTGAAACTACTAATGGATTTTATCAGCTCTCACCTGTGAGAATGAATCAGTGTAGTTCACACCGATCTGGTactgcttgtggtagttgtgaggAAGGATATACTCTCTCATTTGATTCTGTAGAATGTGTTAGCATTGGCAAGTGTACAAATGGACAGACAATACTGGTTATCATATTGTCAGTGATATACTGGATAGTTCTGGTTATAGCAGTGTTTATTATGACATACTATCATGTTGAGATTGGTTACTTGTATgttattacatactattacagtatgctGGAAATTTTACTGGATCAACATTTGTATGCATCACAAACACTGTATACTGCTGTTAGCATTATGTCTAGCATTGCTAAAGTGTCTCCACAATTTCTAGGAGAGTTCTGCTTGGTAAAATCTATGACTGGAATTGACCAAGAGTTCATTCATTATGTACATCCACTAGCTGTTATCATCATTGTAGGAATAATATGCCGGTCAGCAAGAATGTCTTACAAGTTGTCAGCATTTCTAAGTAGAGGAATTATTCGTGTAATATGTTTTCTTCTGCTATTATCGTACACTTCTGTGGCCACAACTTCATTACTGTTGTTGAGATCACTGACATTTAATAATGTGGATAAGGTTTACACATACCTGTCACCTGACATAGAGTATTTTCATGGTCGTCATCTACCATATGTTATTGTAGCAGCATTATTTACGCTAATGATTGTC GTTCAAACcattgcttga
- the LOC136263274 gene encoding ubiquitin conjugation factor E4 B-like isoform X1: MLYVLTWDCCLTDPHFVRTCSEFYITLAVWLMMQLQKEDQQSSSANPEAKHVMACIPEYSIKDMVGWFRFVAGNHPRLLSGLELTPFVDCCVTLLQRQDILTGPVAQSKVVSVLLSFTEGSNQASNKSILSGSGWGSGVHGHLASLVHTNPMVQEHLGPALMSTYIAVDQIEGLDVDKEDFDKYQARYGITRLVEQLWRRADCRASILKQCRSKRFQSFLGAVFDTLLYQLTDSLHRLGNVKKIEVAQEDKEHWNQLSPRQRAEKERFVAGEKRVTKGFMSMGTTLLDLLNQMVECGEVAACFCIVPLSSRVAAAIFGFLNLLCGPKASELKVKDMDKYSFQPYALLTQLVNILLMICRQEPQPRARDGFVSSLALHPDYDRVTMDKVVSIIQRKGSLSDDVVTQLTSLIEEVETIQAKERENDEAALESAEPLQASSGGGAKFGGLPPWQQEAESCVISKDDLNSIYVEALKESQYDCSEISESHALESHAVQTLDPRSSKTKALMKEMESLPEILPLHIDSSVFILQDEDRMDLVRAIVTGPADTPYSKGCFVFDIYFPATYPAVPPLVKLITTGNGTIRFNPNLYADGKVCLSLLGTWHGGDATEKWNPQNSTLFQVLVSIQGLILIKDPMFNEPSYERIQGTEEGNAKSAEYNSDLHVHTVRYAMLEQLRNPPAGCEDIIKVHFTIQRDAVLKQCSEWLRQAVSTDQERRLRKAVDELRVQLDKIQ; this comes from the exons ATG TTGTACGTACTCACATGGGATTGCTGTCTAACGGATCCACACTTCGTCCGTACATGCTCAGAGTTCTACATCACTCTGGCTGTCTGGTTGATGATGCAACTACAAAAGGAAGACCAGCAATCATCATCAGCAAAC CCTGAAGCTAAACACGTTATGGCTTGTATTCCAGAATACAGTATAAAGGATATGGTTGGATGGTTTAGGTTTGTTGCAGGGAATCATCCACGCCTACTTTCTGGCCTGGAG CTGACACCTTTTGTCGACTGCTGTGTGACACTGTTACAAAGACaagacatcttgacaggaccaGTAGCTCAGAGCAAGGTTGTGTCAGTTCTTCTTTCCTTTACGGAGGGCAGCAATCAAGCCAGTAACAA ATCAATATTGTCTGGATCTGGCTGGGGAAG TGGTGTTCATGGTCACCTTGCCTCTCTGGTGCACACTAATCCGATGGTGCAAGAGCACTTGGGACCAGCTCTGATGTCAACATACATCGCCGTTGACCAGATTGAAGGGCTGGATGTTGACAAGGAAGATTTTGACAAGTATCAAGCTCG ATATGGCATCACCCGACTAGTGGAACAATTATGGAGAAGAGCTGACTGTAGAGCatccatcttgaaacagtgtagATCAAAGAGAttccag TCTTTCTTAGGAGCAGTGTTTGACACGTTGCTATACCAACTCACAGACAGTTTACACAGGCTGggaaatgtgaagaaaattgaAGTTGCCCAGGAAGACA AGGAGCATTGGAATCAGCTTAGCCCAAGACAGCGGGCTGAAAAAGAGAGATTTGTTGCTGGAGAGAAGAGAGTTACCAAAGGTTTCATGAGCATG GGTACTACTCTACTGGACCTGCTCAATCAGATGGTAGAGTGTGGTGAAGTGGCTGcttgtttttgtattgtacCACTGTCTTCTAGAGTGGCTGCTgct ATATTTGGATTCCTCAACCTTCTGTGTGGCCCCAAAGCATCAGAATTAAAGGTGAAAGACATGGACAAGTACTCATTCCAACCTTATGCTCTACTTACTCAACTTGTCAACATTTTACTGATGATCTGCCGCCAAGAACCTCAACCACGAGCTCGTGACGGCTTTGTATCCAGTCTAGCATTACACCCTGATTATGATCGTGTAACCATGGATAAAGTGGTGAGCATTATTCAGAGAAAAGGATCGTTATCTGATGATGTAGTGACACAATTAACTTCCCTCATTGAAGAG GTTGAAACTATACAAGCTAAAGAAAGAGAGAATGATGAAGCTGCCTTAGAATCTGCTGAACCTCTGCAGGCATCATCAGGAGGTGGGGCTAAATTTGGAGGCTTGCCACCATGGCAACAGGAAGCAGAATCATGTGTAATAAGCAAAGACGACCTCAACAGCATATATGTGGAAGCTCTTAAAGAGAGCCAGTATGACTGTTCTGAGATATCT GAATCTCATGCATTGGAGTCACATGCTGTCCAGACACTGGACCCACG ATCAAGCAAGACAAAGGCATTGATGAAAGAGATGGAAAGTCTACCAGAAATATTACCACTTCATATTGACTCCTCTGTCTTCATACTACAG GATGAGGATCGGATGGATTTGGTTAGAGCAATAGTGACTGGTCCAGCTGATACTCCATACAGTAAAGGATGTTTTGTGTTTGACATCTACTTCCCAGCAACTTACCCTGCTGTGCCTCCACTAGTGAAACTGATCACTACTGGAAATGGAACCATCAG GTTCAATCCTAACCTATATGCTGATGGTAAAGTGTGTCTGAGTTTGCTGGGCACCTGGCATGGAGGTGATGCCACTGAGAAATGGAACCCTCAAAATTCTACCCTCTTCCAG GTGTTAGTATCAATACAAGGACTAATTCTAATTAAAGACCCAATGTTTAATGAGCCAAGTTATGAGAGAATCCAAGGGACTGAGGAAGGAAAC GCTAAAAGTGCTGAATATAATTCCGATCTTCATGTCCATACTGTAAGGTACGCCATGTTGGAACAGCTTCGTAATCCTCCAGCAG GTTGTGAGGATATTATTAAAGTTCACTTCACCATTCAGAGAGACGCTGTGTTGAAACAGTGTTCAGAGTGGCTTAGACAAGCTGTCTCAACAGATCAAGAACGTCGATTGAGGAAGGCTGTGGATGAACTGAGAGTACAACTGGACAAAATACAATGA
- the LOC136263274 gene encoding uncharacterized protein isoform X2: MLYVLTWDCCLTDPHFVRTCSEFYITLAVWLMMQLQKEDQQSSSANPEAKHVMACIPEYSIKDMVGWFRFVAGNHPRLLSGLELTPFVDCCVTLLQRQDILTGPVAQSKVVSVLLSFTEGSNQASNKSILSGSGWGSGVHGHLASLVHTNPMVQEHLGPALMSTYIAVDQIEGLDVDKEDFDKYQARYGITRLVEQLWRRADCRASILKQCRSKRFQSFLGAVFDTLLYQLTDSLHRLGNVKKIEVAQEDKEHWNQLSPRQRAEKERFVAGEKRVTKGFMSMGTTLLDLLNQMVECGEVAACFCIVPLSSRVAAAIFGFLNLLCGPKASELKVKDMDKYSFQPYALLTQLVNILLMICRQEPQPRARDGFVSSLALHPDYDRVTMDKVVETIQAKERENDEAALESAEPLQASSGGGAKFGGLPPWQQEAESCVISKDDLNSIYVEALKESQYDCSEISESHALESHAVQTLDPRSSKTKALMKEMESLPEILPLHIDSSVFILQDEDRMDLVRAIVTGPADTPYSKGCFVFDIYFPATYPAVPPLVKLITTGNGTIRFNPNLYADGKVCLSLLGTWHGGDATEKWNPQNSTLFQVLVSIQGLILIKDPMFNEPSYERIQGTEEGNAKSAEYNSDLHVHTVRYAMLEQLRNPPAGCEDIIKVHFTIQRDAVLKQCSEWLRQAVSTDQERRLRKAVDELRVQLDKIQ; this comes from the exons ATG TTGTACGTACTCACATGGGATTGCTGTCTAACGGATCCACACTTCGTCCGTACATGCTCAGAGTTCTACATCACTCTGGCTGTCTGGTTGATGATGCAACTACAAAAGGAAGACCAGCAATCATCATCAGCAAAC CCTGAAGCTAAACACGTTATGGCTTGTATTCCAGAATACAGTATAAAGGATATGGTTGGATGGTTTAGGTTTGTTGCAGGGAATCATCCACGCCTACTTTCTGGCCTGGAG CTGACACCTTTTGTCGACTGCTGTGTGACACTGTTACAAAGACaagacatcttgacaggaccaGTAGCTCAGAGCAAGGTTGTGTCAGTTCTTCTTTCCTTTACGGAGGGCAGCAATCAAGCCAGTAACAA ATCAATATTGTCTGGATCTGGCTGGGGAAG TGGTGTTCATGGTCACCTTGCCTCTCTGGTGCACACTAATCCGATGGTGCAAGAGCACTTGGGACCAGCTCTGATGTCAACATACATCGCCGTTGACCAGATTGAAGGGCTGGATGTTGACAAGGAAGATTTTGACAAGTATCAAGCTCG ATATGGCATCACCCGACTAGTGGAACAATTATGGAGAAGAGCTGACTGTAGAGCatccatcttgaaacagtgtagATCAAAGAGAttccag TCTTTCTTAGGAGCAGTGTTTGACACGTTGCTATACCAACTCACAGACAGTTTACACAGGCTGggaaatgtgaagaaaattgaAGTTGCCCAGGAAGACA AGGAGCATTGGAATCAGCTTAGCCCAAGACAGCGGGCTGAAAAAGAGAGATTTGTTGCTGGAGAGAAGAGAGTTACCAAAGGTTTCATGAGCATG GGTACTACTCTACTGGACCTGCTCAATCAGATGGTAGAGTGTGGTGAAGTGGCTGcttgtttttgtattgtacCACTGTCTTCTAGAGTGGCTGCTgct ATATTTGGATTCCTCAACCTTCTGTGTGGCCCCAAAGCATCAGAATTAAAGGTGAAAGACATGGACAAGTACTCATTCCAACCTTATGCTCTACTTACTCAACTTGTCAACATTTTACTGATGATCTGCCGCCAAGAACCTCAACCACGAGCTCGTGACGGCTTTGTATCCAGTCTAGCATTACACCCTGATTATGATCGTGTAACCATGGATAAAGTG GTTGAAACTATACAAGCTAAAGAAAGAGAGAATGATGAAGCTGCCTTAGAATCTGCTGAACCTCTGCAGGCATCATCAGGAGGTGGGGCTAAATTTGGAGGCTTGCCACCATGGCAACAGGAAGCAGAATCATGTGTAATAAGCAAAGACGACCTCAACAGCATATATGTGGAAGCTCTTAAAGAGAGCCAGTATGACTGTTCTGAGATATCT GAATCTCATGCATTGGAGTCACATGCTGTCCAGACACTGGACCCACG ATCAAGCAAGACAAAGGCATTGATGAAAGAGATGGAAAGTCTACCAGAAATATTACCACTTCATATTGACTCCTCTGTCTTCATACTACAG GATGAGGATCGGATGGATTTGGTTAGAGCAATAGTGACTGGTCCAGCTGATACTCCATACAGTAAAGGATGTTTTGTGTTTGACATCTACTTCCCAGCAACTTACCCTGCTGTGCCTCCACTAGTGAAACTGATCACTACTGGAAATGGAACCATCAG GTTCAATCCTAACCTATATGCTGATGGTAAAGTGTGTCTGAGTTTGCTGGGCACCTGGCATGGAGGTGATGCCACTGAGAAATGGAACCCTCAAAATTCTACCCTCTTCCAG GTGTTAGTATCAATACAAGGACTAATTCTAATTAAAGACCCAATGTTTAATGAGCCAAGTTATGAGAGAATCCAAGGGACTGAGGAAGGAAAC GCTAAAAGTGCTGAATATAATTCCGATCTTCATGTCCATACTGTAAGGTACGCCATGTTGGAACAGCTTCGTAATCCTCCAGCAG GTTGTGAGGATATTATTAAAGTTCACTTCACCATTCAGAGAGACGCTGTGTTGAAACAGTGTTCAGAGTGGCTTAGACAAGCTGTCTCAACAGATCAAGAACGTCGATTGAGGAAGGCTGTGGATGAACTGAGAGTACAACTGGACAAAATACAATGA